A genomic window from Bradyrhizobium sp. SK17 includes:
- a CDS encoding IS3 family transposase (programmed frameshift) codes for MPKKRFSAEQIVVVLRQIEVLMSQGKGAPVACREAGISQQSYYRWRKEYGGLELDQARRMKDLERENVRLKRLVADLSLEKQVLKDVAFGKLVSPERRRQAVEAIREKYRLSERHACRIVGQYRGTQRYTTIVRADEDALTRAIVSLASQYGRYGYRRITSLLVDAGWQVGCDRVQRIWRREGLKVPRKQKPRGRLWLNDGSCIRLRPQHRNHVWSYDFVEAQTHDGRKVRLMTLIDEFTRECLAIRVARRINSFGVIDTMADVMLERGVPDHIRSDNGAEMTAKIVRSWFAGLGVKTLYIEPSSPWENGYCESFNGKLRDECLNGEIFYSLKEATVVIEQWRKHYNTIRPHSSLHYRPPAPQTSSPEILHLERNAAMQ; via the exons ATGCCGAAGAAGAGATTCAGCGCGGAGCAAATCGTAGTGGTACTCCGTCAGATCGAAGTGTTGATGTCGCAGGGCAAAGGAGCGCCGGTAGCGTGTCGGGAAGCCGGGATTTCGCAGCAGAGCTACTACCGCTGGCGGAAGGAATACGGTGGGCTGGAGCTTGATCAGGCCAGGCGGATGAAGGATCTCGAGCGCGAGAACGTGCGCCTCAAGCGGCTGGTCGCCGATCTATCGCTTGAGAAACAGGTGCTCAAGGACGTTGCCT TCGGGAAACTTGTAAGCCCTGAACGGCGCCGACAGGCGGTAGAAGCCATCCGGGAGAAGTACAGGCTCTCGGAGCGCCATGCCTGTCGGATCGTCGGCCAGTACCGCGGGACGCAGCGATACACCACCATTGTCCGTGCTGATGAAGATGCGCTGACGAGAGCGATTGTCTCCTTAGCCTCCCAATACGGACGATATGGCTATCGCCGGATCACATCCCTGCTTGTCGACGCCGGCTGGCAGGTCGGGTGTGATCGGGTTCAACGGATCTGGCGCCGGGAGGGGCTTAAAGTACCCAGGAAGCAAAAGCCGCGGGGCCGGCTGTGGCTCAACGACGGATCCTGCATCCGGCTGCGACCACAGCATCGCAACCATGTCTGGAGCTATGACTTCGTTGAGGCTCAGACCCACGACGGCCGCAAGGTCCGGCTGATGACCCTGATTGATGAGTTCACCCGCGAGTGCCTGGCCATCCGAGTGGCGCGCCGGATCAACAGCTTTGGCGTCATCGACACGATGGCCGATGTGATGCTCGAACGCGGTGTCCCCGACCACATCCGGTCGGACAACGGCGCGGAGATGACGGCCAAGATCGTGCGCAGTTGGTTTGCAGGGCTGGGAGTAAAAACGCTCTACATCGAACCTAGCAGCCCCTGGGAAAACGGTTACTGCGAAAGCTTCAACGGCAAGCTGCGAGATGAATGCCTCAACGGAGAAATCTTCTACAGCTTAAAGGAGGCCACCGTCGTCATCGAGCAATGGCGCAAGCACTATAACACGATCCGACCGCACTCATCGTTGCATTATCGACCGCCCGCACCGCAAACGTCATCGCCGGAAATACTGCATCTGGAACGGAACGCGGCGATGCAGTAA
- a CDS encoding IS66 family transposase, with protein MSKPDDLPSDLVSALAALQAEREARLQAEAVAASARAELSDNEALIAHLELRIEKLKRELYGQRSERTARLIEQLELELEELVTTASEDELAAQAAAAKTQKVRAFTRKRPVRKPWPDDIEHERVVIEAPTSCACCGGSRLAKIGEDVTKTLEEIPRRFKVIETVREKFTCRDCEKISQPPAPFHATPRGFIGPQLLATILFDKFGMHIPLNRQSARFKCEGIDLPLSTLADQVGHGTFAVMPLFHLIERHVLAAERLHGDDTTIRILAKGKCTTGRIWTYVRDDRPFAGPAPPAAVYYASGDRRGEHPQKHLAAFAGILQADCYNGFEPLFDPQKKMLPITPAFCFAHARRGFFELADIEKNAREGQKGKPVSPIALEAVRRLDALFEIERAINGRGADERRAVRQEKSKPLLEDMHAWLLRERETLSRSSDVLKPINYMLRRWNDFARFLDDGRICLTNNCAERALRGIALGRRNWTFAGSQRGADRTAIMLTMITTCRLNDVDPKAWLADVLARIADLPASRLHELLPWEWKLLRQADKPADQQAA; from the coding sequence ATATCGAAGCCGGACGATCTTCCATCGGACCTTGTGAGTGCCCTAGCGGCGCTGCAGGCCGAGCGTGAGGCGCGGCTGCAAGCCGAGGCGGTGGCTGCCAGTGCGCGGGCGGAGCTGTCGGACAACGAGGCGCTGATCGCGCATCTCGAGCTGCGGATCGAGAAGCTCAAACGCGAACTGTATGGGCAGCGCTCCGAGCGCACGGCACGGCTGATCGAGCAGTTGGAATTGGAACTTGAAGAACTCGTCACCACGGCAAGCGAGGATGAGCTTGCCGCGCAGGCCGCGGCGGCGAAGACGCAGAAAGTCCGCGCCTTCACGCGCAAGCGGCCGGTTCGCAAGCCATGGCCGGACGACATCGAACACGAGCGCGTCGTCATCGAGGCTCCGACGAGCTGCGCCTGTTGCGGCGGATCGCGGCTGGCGAAGATCGGCGAGGATGTGACCAAGACGCTGGAGGAGATCCCGCGTCGCTTCAAGGTCATCGAGACGGTGCGCGAGAAGTTCACCTGCCGCGATTGCGAGAAGATCAGCCAGCCGCCGGCGCCGTTCCATGCCACGCCGCGCGGCTTCATCGGCCCACAATTGCTGGCGACGATCCTGTTCGACAAGTTCGGCATGCATATCCCGCTCAACCGCCAGAGTGCGCGCTTCAAGTGCGAGGGGATCGACCTGCCGTTGTCGACGCTGGCCGACCAGGTCGGCCACGGGACCTTCGCCGTCATGCCGCTCTTCCACTTGATCGAACGCCATGTGCTCGCTGCCGAGCGCCTTCATGGCGACGACACCACCATCCGTATCCTGGCGAAGGGCAAGTGCACGACCGGGCGGATCTGGACTTATGTGCGGGATGACCGGCCGTTCGCCGGGCCTGCGCCGCCGGCGGCGGTCTATTACGCCTCGGGCGACCGACGAGGCGAGCATCCCCAGAAGCATCTGGCCGCCTTCGCCGGTATCCTGCAAGCCGATTGCTACAACGGCTTCGAGCCGCTGTTCGACCCGCAGAAGAAGATGCTGCCGATTACGCCGGCGTTTTGCTTTGCCCATGCGCGGCGGGGCTTCTTCGAGCTGGCTGACATCGAGAAGAATGCTCGGGAAGGCCAGAAGGGCAAACCGGTCTCTCCGATCGCGCTGGAGGCGGTCAGACGCCTCGATGCGTTGTTCGAGATCGAGCGCGCCATCAATGGCCGCGGCGCCGACGAGCGGCGCGCCGTGCGCCAGGAAAAGAGCAAGCCGCTTCTCGAAGACATGCATGCCTGGTTGCTGCGTGAGCGCGAAACCCTCTCGCGATCCTCCGATGTCCTGAAGCCGATCAACTACATGCTCAGGCGCTGGAACGACTTCGCCCGCTTCCTCGACGATGGCAGGATCTGCTTGACCAACAATTGTGCCGAGCGCGCATTGAGAGGCATCGCCTTGGGAAGGCGCAACTGGACCTTCGCCGGCAGCCAGCGTGGTGCCGACCGTACCGCCATCATGCTGACGATGATCACCACCTGTCGCCTCAACGACGTCGATCCCAAGGCCTGGCTCGCCGACGTCCTCGCCCGTATCGCCGATCTTCCCGCATCGCGTCTGCACGAACTGCTGCCCTGGGAATGGAAGCTCCTGCGCCAGGCCGACAAGCCCGCCGATCAGCAGGCCGCCTGA
- a CDS encoding acetyl-CoA C-acyltransferase, with protein sequence MREAVIVSYARTGLAKSGRGGFNITPPMSMAAHAIKHAVERAGVDKDYVEDCYLGNCAHGAPNIGRQAALLAGMPKSTAGVSVNRFCSSGLQTIAMAANSIRSDGADCIVAGGVESISIPGGGSPKESIDPDLLKAAPDIFMAMIDTADIVAERYKLSREYQDEYSLESQRRMAAAQQANKFKDEIVPMKTKMKVVDKATKAESIVDYTVDRDECNRPETTIEGLAKLEPVKGVGKFVTAGNASQLSDGAAAVVLMEAKDAEKRGLQPLGRFVAWAAAGCEPDEMGIGPVFAVPKLLKRHGLKVGDIDLWELNEAFASQCLYSRDQLGIDPEKYNVNGGAIAIGHPFGMTGARLTGHILLEGRRRKAKWGVVTMCIGGGQGGAGLFEIYS encoded by the coding sequence ATGCGTGAAGCCGTTATCGTTTCCTATGCACGTACCGGGCTGGCAAAATCCGGCCGCGGCGGCTTCAACATCACCCCACCGATGTCGATGGCGGCCCATGCCATCAAGCACGCCGTCGAGCGCGCCGGCGTCGACAAGGACTATGTCGAAGATTGCTATCTCGGCAATTGCGCGCATGGCGCGCCCAATATCGGCCGTCAGGCCGCACTGCTGGCCGGTATGCCGAAATCCACCGCCGGCGTCTCGGTCAACCGTTTCTGCTCGTCGGGACTGCAGACCATCGCGATGGCCGCTAACTCGATCCGTTCGGACGGCGCCGATTGCATCGTAGCCGGCGGCGTTGAAAGCATCTCGATCCCCGGTGGCGGCTCGCCCAAGGAATCGATCGACCCGGACCTGCTGAAGGCCGCGCCCGACATTTTCATGGCCATGATCGACACCGCCGATATCGTCGCCGAGCGCTACAAGCTCAGCCGTGAATACCAGGACGAGTATTCGCTGGAATCGCAGCGCCGCATGGCCGCGGCCCAGCAGGCTAACAAGTTCAAGGACGAAATCGTCCCTATGAAGACCAAGATGAAGGTGGTCGACAAGGCGACGAAGGCCGAGAGCATCGTCGACTACACGGTCGATCGCGACGAGTGCAACCGGCCGGAGACCACCATCGAAGGCCTCGCCAAGCTCGAGCCGGTCAAGGGTGTCGGGAAGTTCGTCACCGCCGGCAACGCCAGCCAGCTTTCGGATGGCGCGGCGGCAGTGGTGCTGATGGAAGCCAAGGATGCCGAGAAGCGCGGACTTCAGCCGCTCGGTCGCTTCGTTGCCTGGGCGGCGGCGGGTTGCGAGCCGGACGAAATGGGCATTGGCCCGGTATTCGCGGTGCCGAAGCTGCTGAAGCGCCATGGCCTCAAGGTCGGCGACATCGACCTCTGGGAATTGAATGAAGCCTTCGCCAGCCAGTGTCTGTATTCGCGCGACCAGCTCGGCATCGACCCCGAGAAGTACAACGTCAACGGCGGCGCGATCGCAATCGGCCATCCTTTCGGGATGACGGGCGCGCGGCTCACAGGCCACATCCTGCTAGAAGGTCGTCGGCGCAAGGCGAAGTGGGGGGTCGTGACGATGTGTATCGGCGGCGGCCAGGGCGGCGCTGGCTTGTTCGAAATCTATAGCTGA
- a CDS encoding LuxR family transcriptional regulator: MQSVANGLRMTDLFWSTWEIISLIEQAADQNAIQDCLINIAKIYGFASVFGGIVPPGDMRNSKTEIQARAVVQYFPKGWGARYVDQNYLPRDPILARLQKDRNAFSWSDGYRSCPDPDNVRIIGGEAADFGLVEGFVIPITTLDQRTAALSFGGARDDLSNRDRSALTFLAHFAIGHWLYLRRPNLTRSKPLSPREFDCLLWAAEGKTDWEISVILGISRSTVTKHIASAREKLDAVSKSHAIAIAMRLKILC, translated from the coding sequence ATGCAATCAGTCGCAAATGGCTTGAGAATGACAGACTTATTTTGGAGCACTTGGGAGATTATCTCGCTGATAGAGCAGGCAGCTGACCAAAACGCTATTCAAGACTGTCTTATAAACATCGCTAAAATTTACGGATTTGCTTCGGTGTTTGGCGGAATCGTACCACCGGGTGATATGCGAAATTCAAAGACCGAAATCCAAGCTCGCGCGGTAGTACAATATTTCCCTAAAGGCTGGGGAGCCAGATACGTCGATCAAAATTATCTTCCCCGAGATCCGATTTTAGCTCGGCTCCAAAAAGATCGAAATGCATTTTCCTGGTCAGACGGTTATAGATCCTGTCCCGACCCAGACAATGTGCGGATTATCGGAGGTGAGGCCGCCGACTTTGGGCTAGTGGAGGGCTTTGTGATCCCTATCACCACATTAGACCAGCGGACGGCGGCATTGTCATTCGGCGGCGCGAGGGACGACCTCAGCAATCGTGACCGATCAGCACTTACTTTTCTCGCACATTTCGCCATCGGCCATTGGTTATATTTGCGCCGTCCGAACTTAACACGTTCTAAACCGCTCTCGCCTCGCGAATTTGACTGTCTTCTCTGGGCCGCGGAAGGAAAAACCGATTGGGAAATATCTGTCATTCTCGGTATTTCTCGGTCAACAGTTACGAAGCACATCGCTTCAGCACGCGAGAAACTTGATGCTGTTAGCAAATCCCACGCGATTGCAATCGCCATGCGTCTAAAGATTTTATGCTAA
- a CDS encoding relaxase/mobilization nuclease domain-containing protein encodes MSRAAQIVWWLEQVEAARRAVAEARAERRRPRRPGALDEDVRARRARVAPLPKTPPAQDIIRGATITGEWDEERARSIPAASGGGGAGPGTAPLRGAPSPISGGFGASGTAMSSGGAGQGGPLGRARQLAAGYQPAVIKVVSYARGVTRATATGQYVQREDVPLETHDGRLLTNREAVADEIKAWSADFSKRAESQDVGAFRLKFEGVSDNAEGRAAYQKAIAAGFSGHRYAARVDVDDKGALEAHVVAAMAGSGKERFRIREAQAADRDHDARPRRLDSVSAAAVRARIEAASAIDGQAVLIRPGATSHGRDGVTYRLNKLIEKDAALDDRGKSLSNVADARVAAREWGPSLRSQSARDTMHLIISAKAGTDVAAFTDAARAFLHDRFADHKFMFGVHTDKESAGHIHAHAVITVKNESGQKIRPNRDTFAEWREVYAQHAQAQGLKIVATTAKERASSQSYGPKDKAIVEAADRPRPAREARDRAYAADPANQRLIDNARQRIRVARTNPIRLPMSAPDRKVVNESIVAWKAVTVEQPSNRMAKDMLERLLMAQTVGAILHTIGKRVELLSKEGDMPITSEQMVQDLRLMNEAVSRTSDLLDGETKQQFRETSARYLETLANRIDLQRMQERGVQQLAQAEVEAIVGVNADRLIERAQEIRIKEEFEATSDEYLASSAIDAERRQEGRGGIDQASQQELRAERAIVAGSQQSAAREAREAAAAAEAARSIAEHPAQPLPAALIQTDGLAKLRAEQEKIVRELEAEKPSLQSIKGQRLR; translated from the coding sequence ATGAGCCGCGCAGCACAGATTGTCTGGTGGCTTGAACAGGTCGAGGCCGCGCGTCGGGCGGTCGCGGAGGCGCGAGCGGAACGTCGGCGGCCCCGCCGGCCCGGCGCGTTGGACGAGGACGTCCGCGCGAGGCGAGCACGGGTGGCGCCGCTTCCCAAGACGCCGCCGGCACAAGACATCATCCGTGGCGCGACCATCACGGGTGAGTGGGATGAGGAACGGGCCCGCTCGATCCCGGCCGCGAGCGGGGGTGGCGGCGCAGGACCTGGGACCGCGCCTCTGCGTGGCGCGCCGAGCCCGATCTCCGGAGGATTCGGCGCTAGCGGGACCGCAATGAGTTCCGGCGGGGCAGGACAGGGCGGACCCCTTGGCCGAGCCCGGCAACTCGCTGCCGGCTACCAGCCTGCTGTCATCAAGGTAGTGTCCTATGCGCGCGGCGTCACGCGCGCCACGGCGACCGGCCAATATGTCCAGCGCGAAGATGTTCCGCTCGAGACCCATGACGGGCGGTTGTTGACGAACCGCGAAGCCGTCGCCGACGAGATCAAGGCCTGGTCGGCAGATTTTTCGAAGCGTGCGGAGAGCCAGGACGTTGGCGCATTCCGTCTGAAGTTTGAAGGTGTCTCAGACAATGCCGAAGGCCGAGCGGCCTACCAGAAGGCGATCGCGGCCGGCTTCTCGGGACATCGCTACGCGGCTCGCGTCGACGTCGACGACAAGGGCGCGCTCGAGGCGCACGTCGTCGCCGCGATGGCCGGGAGCGGCAAGGAACGGTTTCGCATCAGAGAGGCCCAGGCTGCCGATCGGGATCATGACGCCCGACCACGCCGTCTTGATTCAGTGTCCGCCGCCGCTGTCCGCGCCAGGATCGAAGCGGCCTCGGCGATCGACGGGCAGGCGGTGTTAATCCGACCCGGGGCGACCAGCCATGGTCGAGACGGCGTCACCTACAGGCTCAATAAGCTGATCGAGAAGGACGCAGCACTCGACGACCGCGGCAAGAGCTTGTCCAACGTGGCAGATGCGCGGGTCGCCGCGCGCGAATGGGGTCCGTCGCTCCGGTCGCAATCCGCGCGCGATACGATGCACCTGATCATTTCGGCGAAGGCTGGAACGGATGTGGCCGCCTTCACCGATGCAGCGCGTGCGTTCCTGCACGATCGCTTTGCCGATCATAAGTTCATGTTTGGCGTTCATACGGACAAGGAATCGGCCGGGCACATTCACGCTCACGCCGTCATCACCGTGAAGAACGAATCCGGCCAGAAGATCCGTCCCAATCGGGATACGTTCGCGGAATGGCGCGAGGTGTATGCACAGCACGCTCAGGCACAAGGCTTGAAGATCGTCGCGACCACCGCGAAGGAGCGGGCTTCCTCGCAAAGTTACGGCCCGAAGGATAAGGCGATCGTCGAAGCGGCGGATCGGCCGCGTCCGGCGCGAGAAGCCCGAGATCGCGCCTATGCTGCCGATCCCGCCAATCAACGTCTTATCGACAATGCGCGGCAGCGGATCCGGGTGGCGAGGACCAATCCCATCCGCTTGCCGATGTCCGCGCCTGACCGCAAAGTCGTGAACGAGAGCATCGTGGCCTGGAAGGCAGTCACGGTGGAGCAGCCTTCAAACCGGATGGCGAAGGATATGCTTGAGCGGCTGTTGATGGCGCAGACTGTTGGAGCCATTCTTCACACGATCGGCAAACGGGTGGAATTGTTGAGCAAGGAGGGCGACATGCCAATTACATCGGAGCAGATGGTCCAGGATCTGCGACTCATGAACGAAGCGGTTTCGCGAACCAGCGACCTGTTAGATGGGGAGACCAAGCAGCAGTTCCGTGAGACTTCGGCGCGCTACCTTGAAACGCTTGCCAATCGGATTGATCTCCAGCGGATGCAGGAACGCGGTGTGCAGCAGCTCGCCCAGGCGGAGGTCGAAGCCATCGTCGGCGTGAACGCCGATCGGCTTATCGAGCGCGCCCAGGAGATTCGGATCAAGGAAGAGTTTGAGGCGACGTCCGATGAATATCTTGCAAGTAGTGCAATCGATGCGGAGCGACGGCAGGAGGGCCGCGGGGGCATTGATCAAGCCTCGCAGCAGGAATTGCGGGCGGAAAGGGCTATCGTTGCCGGTTCGCAACAATCGGCGGCCCGGGAAGCGCGCGAGGCAGCCGCTGCTGCCGAGGCCGCGAGATCAATCGCCGAACATCCAGCACAGCCACTGCCGGCTGCCTTGATCCAGACCGATGGCTTGGCAAAGCTTCGCGCGGAACAGGAAAAGATCGTGCGTGAGCTCGAGGCGGAAAAGCCAAGCTTGCAATCAATCAAGGGACAAAGGCTTAGATGA
- a CDS encoding ParA family protein has protein sequence MPSIFAVANPKGGSGKTTVAIILAGEFAKHGYSAAIVDADPQGSSYQWHASSVARGLSPQGVDLVRAPDEKALAQAIDRLDGYDVVVIDTPGYYGDVLIRSALRADLVVLPCKVHTFDASQVVRTIRNLEQHAATSKLPMSQHRVLFNEYDSLDRNTRPLKEVVAYLDAEKVPVCANALYRRITYRTMTSGHGTLYQMSDKDESIRKARYNADQVVRELLAASQAAGQGDSAA, from the coding sequence TTGCCAAGCATCTTCGCTGTAGCGAACCCGAAAGGCGGAAGCGGCAAGACCACCGTCGCAATCATCCTGGCGGGCGAGTTCGCCAAGCACGGTTACTCGGCCGCCATCGTGGATGCTGATCCGCAGGGGTCTTCCTATCAGTGGCATGCGTCGTCGGTCGCGCGCGGCCTTAGCCCGCAGGGCGTAGACCTGGTGCGCGCACCTGACGAGAAAGCCCTCGCCCAGGCGATTGATCGACTCGATGGCTACGACGTCGTCGTCATCGATACTCCCGGCTACTATGGCGATGTCTTGATCCGGTCGGCACTCCGCGCCGATCTCGTCGTCTTGCCCTGCAAGGTGCACACCTTCGACGCTTCGCAGGTCGTGCGCACGATCCGCAATCTCGAACAGCATGCAGCCACTTCAAAGTTGCCGATGAGCCAGCATCGCGTTCTGTTCAACGAATATGACAGCCTCGACCGTAACACCCGGCCCCTCAAGGAGGTTGTCGCGTATCTCGATGCCGAAAAGGTTCCCGTCTGCGCCAATGCGCTGTACCGGCGCATCACGTATCGAACCATGACAAGCGGACATGGCACCTTGTACCAGATGAGCGACAAGGACGAATCGATCCGGAAGGCGCGCTACAACGCCGACCAGGTCGTGCGCGAATTGCTCGCGGCAAGCCAGGCCGCCGGCCAGGGTGATAGCGCGGCATGA
- the repC gene encoding plasmid replication protein RepC has product MLDQNPITPFGRRPLSLSTVKMQRDIRECPHGKPVHKWQVFRNICQARTSLPVSDRALAVLNALLSFHPDTVLTAGAGDLVVFPSNRLLALRAHGMAASTLRRHLAGLVDRGLILRRDSPNGKRYARKTTSGDIEQAFGFDLGPIVARADEFAALAEAAIARRQTLTVLRERMTLVRRDIAKMIATGVEQGVAADWASYHGTFRDIMGRLPRVPTSEVLEPIVAELASLAAAIVNVLEQDLDPIEPGLPNPPADQSQHSAPERPNPSEPDSGPGAPETADAESLRSAGSIPIRMVVELCPDIVDYARGGIRTSQDLVSTASIVRPMLGISPSAWEEACAAMGDGQAGAVLAAILQRGAAIKNPGGYLRILARRAAAGEFSVWPMLMALRRQGRAASDRDRLPSSFPDDCS; this is encoded by the coding sequence ATGCTTGACCAAAATCCGATCACGCCGTTTGGACGGCGACCGCTATCGCTCAGCACCGTAAAGATGCAGCGCGATATCAGAGAATGTCCCCACGGCAAGCCCGTGCACAAATGGCAGGTGTTCCGAAACATCTGCCAGGCGCGGACATCGCTGCCGGTTTCTGACCGCGCGCTCGCGGTGCTCAATGCGCTGCTCTCATTTCACCCCGACACGGTGTTGACTGCCGGCGCCGGCGATCTCGTCGTATTCCCCTCAAATCGTCTTCTCGCGCTGCGCGCCCACGGAATGGCCGCTTCGACCTTGCGCCGCCACCTTGCTGGGCTGGTCGATAGGGGGCTCATTCTTCGGCGCGATAGCCCGAACGGCAAGCGCTACGCGCGCAAGACGACTTCGGGCGATATTGAACAGGCCTTTGGCTTCGATCTCGGACCGATCGTAGCCCGCGCCGACGAATTCGCCGCTCTGGCCGAGGCCGCGATCGCCCGACGCCAAACCCTTACCGTTCTTCGCGAGCGGATGACTTTGGTGCGGCGTGACATCGCCAAGATGATTGCAACTGGAGTAGAACAGGGTGTCGCCGCCGACTGGGCATCCTATCATGGCACTTTCCGCGACATCATGGGCCGGCTTCCTCGCGTCCCGACGAGCGAAGTCCTAGAGCCCATCGTCGCCGAGCTGGCGAGCCTGGCAGCAGCGATCGTCAACGTTCTTGAACAAGACCTTGATCCGATCGAGCCCGGTCTTCCAAACCCGCCCGCCGATCAGAGTCAGCATTCAGCCCCTGAGCGGCCGAACCCATCCGAACCGGACTCAGGACCAGGCGCTCCCGAGACAGCCGACGCCGAAAGTCTCCGATCGGCCGGTTCAATCCCTATTCGGATGGTGGTCGAACTCTGTCCTGACATTGTCGACTACGCCCGTGGCGGCATACGCACCTCTCAGGATCTTGTAAGCACAGCATCAATTGTGCGCCCTATGCTCGGCATCAGTCCCAGCGCCTGGGAGGAAGCCTGCGCCGCAATGGGCGACGGCCAAGCCGGCGCGGTGCTTGCCGCCATCCTGCAACGCGGCGCCGCCATCAAGAATCCAGGGGGCTATCTCAGAATTCTGGCCCGGCGTGCCGCAGCTGGGGAATTCTCAGTCTGGCCTATGCTGATGGCGCTACGCCGGCAAGGGCGCGCGGCCAGTGACCGAGACCGCCTCCCATCTTCCTTCCCGGACGATTGTTCGTAA
- a CDS encoding helix-turn-helix domain-containing protein produces MGEKQCRRKAAHAAQGSTLRRASQAGLESLRLESGLSRREFAERPRIPRSSYFHLMTSAANPSLDYIELIAERAGVDPLKLLRRPPAEPRPDIRDTWAAR; encoded by the coding sequence ATGGGCGAAAAGCAATGCCGCCGAAAGGCAGCTCACGCGGCGCAAGGCAGCACACTGCGACGGGCGTCCCAGGCCGGGCTGGAAAGCCTCCGGTTGGAATCAGGTTTGAGCCGACGGGAGTTTGCCGAGCGCCCGCGCATACCACGGTCGAGCTATTTTCATCTGATGACGTCGGCCGCCAATCCCAGCCTCGACTACATCGAGCTCATTGCCGAGCGGGCGGGCGTCGATCCGCTGAAATTGCTTCGCCGTCCTCCGGCGGAACCGCGCCCGGACATCAGGGATACATGGGCTGCAAGGTGA
- a CDS encoding transcriptional regulator, translating to MPPVRKPLPVDHSILNEMLAIRLQQLEIENGGMEAFLPKTGLARGTYYTILRGIGNPTLRTMERIASSLNMSVLELLGFEVGDARRALKKSGVNYDELVSAIGKKNRADRGLARQTRSRKLPS from the coding sequence ATGCCGCCCGTCCGCAAGCCGCTTCCCGTCGATCACTCGATCCTGAACGAGATGTTGGCGATCCGGCTGCAACAGCTCGAGATCGAAAACGGCGGGATGGAAGCCTTCCTGCCGAAGACCGGCCTCGCGCGCGGCACCTACTACACGATCCTCCGCGGCATCGGGAATCCGACGCTGCGGACGATGGAGCGAATCGCTTCGAGCCTGAACATGAGCGTGCTCGAGCTTCTCGGCTTTGAGGTTGGAGATGCCCGCCGCGCTCTCAAGAAAAGCGGCGTCAACTATGACGAACTCGTCTCGGCGATCGGCAAGAAAAATCGGGCAGACCGTGGGCTCGCGCGGCAGACCCGATCGCGAAAACTTCCTTCGTAG
- a CDS encoding single-stranded DNA-binding protein has protein sequence MRNIAEFTLIGRVGTIKQVGKTVRVSVCANYPFKDDKGQWKDDAHWNEVTIFTKAIQSYVNEHVSKGDLVHVRGRLRQNSFERDGQRVYTVDLIALELGRLAQASERVAA, from the coding sequence ATGCGCAATATCGCCGAATTCACCCTCATCGGTCGGGTCGGAACAATCAAGCAGGTAGGCAAGACAGTTCGCGTCAGCGTCTGCGCCAACTACCCCTTCAAGGACGACAAAGGTCAGTGGAAGGACGACGCGCACTGGAACGAAGTCACGATCTTCACGAAGGCGATCCAGTCCTACGTGAACGAGCACGTTAGCAAGGGCGACCTGGTCCATGTGCGCGGACGGCTTCGGCAGAACAGCTTCGAACGCGATGGCCAGCGGGTCTACACCGTCGATCTCATCGCTCTGGAGCTCGGCCGGTTGGCGCAGGCCAGCGAACGCGTCGCGGCATAG